From a single Actinomycetes bacterium genomic region:
- a CDS encoding RNA polymerase-binding protein RbpA has product MTALRGYGMNSHSYESDENVTGVPACSQTYHCPAGHVTHLNFAEEAEEIPNVWDCPKCGRVAHRDETAARRASQTEDLSAPTPSPRTLAAGKTHWEMLLERRSVNELETLLAERLEHFRAL; this is encoded by the coding sequence ATGACCGCGCTACGCGGCTACGGGATGAACAGCCACAGCTACGAGTCCGACGAGAACGTCACCGGCGTTCCCGCGTGCTCGCAGACCTACCACTGCCCGGCGGGGCACGTCACGCACCTCAACTTCGCCGAGGAGGCGGAGGAGATCCCCAACGTCTGGGACTGCCCGAAGTGCGGGCGGGTCGCGCACCGCGACGAGACCGCGGCGCGCCGCGCGTCGCAGACCGAGGACCTCAGCGCCCCGACGCCCTCGCCGCGCACGCTGGCGGCGGGCAAGACGCACTGGGAGATGCTCCTCGAGCGCCGCTCGGTCAACGAGCTGGAGACCCTGCTCGCCGAGCGCCTCGAGCACTTCCGGGCCCTCTGA